Proteins encoded together in one Luteimonas fraxinea window:
- a CDS encoding MFS transporter, giving the protein MATAPALPDRRTRTLILFALAMGGFAIGTSEFAMMGLMPNLTRGFGVDEPAVGHLISSYAIGVVVGAPLLAILGARLPRRRLLLALMGFYALGNLASALAPNYATMLVARFVAGLPHGAYFGVAMLVAASISPPAQRGAAVSRVLLGLSIAILVGNPLATWLGQQLSWRWTFALVSVLSVLTVVLVARFLAPDPAEPAQTPMRELRAFNTSQVWYALLIGAVGFAGMFCVFSYLAPTLINVTRVAESWIPVALAAFGVGAILGNIAGGWLVDRLQFRAVPVILGWSLLVLLLFPLATAAPWSILPAIVAVGTMGALAPVLQTRLMDVAGEAQTLAAASNHAAFNTANALGPWLGGIAISAGLGWTSTGYVGAATAAAGLLIYAWARRAERRRQPDAPSTC; this is encoded by the coding sequence ATGGCCACCGCACCGGCGCTTCCCGATCGCCGCACCCGCACTTTGATCCTGTTCGCGCTGGCGATGGGCGGTTTCGCGATCGGCACCAGCGAATTCGCGATGATGGGGCTGATGCCGAACCTGACGCGCGGCTTCGGTGTCGACGAGCCCGCGGTCGGCCATCTGATCAGCAGCTACGCGATCGGCGTCGTCGTCGGCGCACCGCTGCTCGCGATCCTCGGTGCGCGTCTGCCGCGCCGTCGCCTGCTGCTGGCGCTGATGGGGTTCTATGCGCTCGGCAATCTGGCCAGCGCGCTGGCGCCGAACTACGCGACGATGCTGGTCGCGCGCTTCGTCGCCGGCCTGCCGCATGGCGCGTACTTCGGCGTGGCGATGCTCGTGGCCGCGTCGATCAGTCCGCCTGCGCAACGCGGCGCCGCGGTCAGTCGCGTGCTGCTGGGCCTGTCGATCGCGATCCTCGTCGGCAATCCGCTGGCGACCTGGCTCGGCCAGCAGTTGAGCTGGCGCTGGACGTTCGCGCTGGTGTCGGTGCTGTCGGTGCTGACCGTGGTGCTGGTCGCGCGCTTCCTCGCGCCCGATCCCGCCGAGCCGGCGCAGACGCCGATGCGCGAACTGCGCGCGTTCAACACCTCGCAGGTCTGGTACGCGCTGCTGATCGGCGCGGTCGGCTTCGCCGGCATGTTCTGCGTCTTCAGTTACCTCGCGCCGACGCTGATCAACGTAACGCGTGTGGCCGAGTCGTGGATTCCGGTGGCATTGGCGGCCTTCGGTGTCGGCGCGATCCTCGGCAACATCGCCGGTGGCTGGCTGGTGGATCGCCTGCAGTTCCGTGCGGTGCCGGTGATCCTCGGCTGGTCGCTGCTGGTGCTGCTGCTGTTCCCGCTCGCGACCGCCGCGCCCTGGTCGATCCTGCCAGCGATCGTCGCAGTCGGCACGATGGGCGCGCTCGCGCCGGTGTTGCAGACGCGGCTCATGGATGTCGCCGGCGAAGCGCAGACACTCGCCGCTGCGTCCAACCACGCGGCGTTCAATACCGCGAACGCGCTCGGGCCATGGCTCGGCGGCATCGCGATCAGCGCCGGACTGGGCTGGACCTCGACCGGTTACGTCGGCGCCGCCACCGCGGCCGCGGGTCTGCTGATCTACGCCTGGGCACGGCGCGCCGAACGTCGTCGCCAGCCCGACGCGCCCTCGACCTGCTGA
- a CDS encoding PAS domain-containing protein encodes MARRIAAYDWSTTPLGPIGNWPQSLRTSLGLMLDSRFAMCLCWGPELTLFYNDAYAPHLGAKESQALGQPLQTIWSDVWDDIRPLVDSVFDGRPTLHEDMPLTMQRNGFPEETYWTFSYSPLRDEHDRIVGLLNITTDVTRKVKTERRLQADVAQLGRMFDQAPTFMAMLTGPEHVFAYVNPAYKTLIGDRGDVLGKRVADALPDAVRQGYLTLLDQVYSSGQAFSADSAQYIVQTTPGAASAERYVDFVFQPINDGQDVVGIFVQGVDVTARHLSDVALQSREAELRSLNSDLERQVIERARERSLTWQVTPDLLAVVDPDGIIETVNPAWEQLLGWPVDSLVGHRWMDHVSPDDHVVTQSVLDTLRAGKPVLRFENRWRTRTGGLRTLSWVATPEGGRYYCSARDVTDINAAADALARSQAQLRTLFETSYQLQGMCTPDGIVTDANRPVLDAVGAGFDELIGVYLWDTPWFSGTPGMPARIRAMFDRAATGETVRDEIQLDLPKGRRSHDLSLRPIREDGRIIAVVPEAIDTTDRRNAEDALRQSQKLEAIGQLTGGVAHDFNNLLTPIVTALDLASDPDARPERRVRMLGVARQSADRAATLVQRLLSFARRQPLQTLDIDVATLVSGMAELVDSSSSPRVRLVLDLADDLLPAVADPNQLEMAILNLSVNACDAMPEGGTLTLGARNARVSDDERIAPGRYVVVSVADTGVGMDEQTRQRAIEPFFSTKGIGKGTGLGLSMAHGLASQLGGRLTIDSTPGSGTTIHLWLPVGSHPGATSEEEDTTVSITGDNRGTALVVDDEDSVRMCTSDALEDMGYRIVEASSAEEALRALDDGLTPAVLVTDHLMPGMTGAELARTVRARLPETAIVIVSGYTSMADFDPGLTILSKPFRQHELAASVESANAAIQNAA; translated from the coding sequence ATGGCGCGGCGCATCGCAGCGTACGACTGGTCGACCACGCCGCTCGGCCCGATCGGAAACTGGCCGCAGTCGCTGCGCACCTCGCTGGGTCTGATGCTCGACTCGCGCTTCGCGATGTGCCTGTGCTGGGGCCCGGAGCTGACGCTCTTCTACAACGATGCCTACGCGCCGCATCTGGGTGCCAAGGAATCGCAGGCGCTGGGGCAGCCGCTGCAGACCATCTGGTCCGACGTCTGGGACGACATCCGCCCCCTCGTCGACAGCGTGTTCGATGGCAGGCCGACGCTGCACGAAGACATGCCGTTGACGATGCAGCGCAACGGGTTTCCCGAAGAGACCTACTGGACCTTTTCGTACTCGCCCCTGCGCGATGAGCACGACCGCATCGTCGGCCTGCTCAACATCACCACGGACGTGACCCGCAAGGTGAAGACCGAGCGCCGGCTGCAGGCCGATGTGGCGCAGCTGGGTCGCATGTTCGACCAGGCGCCCACATTCATGGCGATGCTGACCGGCCCCGAACACGTGTTCGCCTACGTCAATCCGGCGTACAAGACGTTGATCGGCGACCGTGGCGACGTGCTGGGCAAGCGCGTGGCGGATGCGCTACCCGACGCGGTGCGCCAGGGCTATCTCACGCTCCTCGACCAGGTCTACAGCAGCGGACAGGCGTTCTCGGCCGACAGCGCGCAGTACATCGTGCAGACCACGCCCGGCGCGGCCTCGGCCGAGCGCTACGTCGATTTCGTGTTCCAGCCGATCAACGACGGCCAGGACGTCGTCGGCATCTTCGTGCAGGGCGTCGACGTGACCGCGCGGCATCTGTCGGATGTCGCCTTGCAGTCCCGCGAGGCCGAGCTGCGCAGTCTCAACAGCGATCTGGAACGGCAGGTCATCGAACGCGCACGCGAGCGCTCGCTGACCTGGCAGGTCACGCCCGATCTGCTCGCCGTCGTGGATCCCGACGGCATCATCGAAACCGTCAACCCGGCCTGGGAGCAGTTGCTGGGCTGGCCGGTCGATTCGCTCGTGGGCCATCGCTGGATGGACCACGTCAGTCCCGACGATCACGTGGTGACGCAGTCCGTGCTCGACACCTTGCGCGCCGGCAAACCGGTGCTGCGCTTCGAGAACCGCTGGCGTACGCGTACGGGCGGTCTGCGCACGCTGTCGTGGGTGGCGACGCCCGAGGGCGGGCGCTACTACTGCAGCGCGCGCGACGTCACCGACATCAATGCGGCCGCCGACGCGCTCGCGCGCTCGCAGGCGCAGCTGCGCACGCTGTTCGAGACGAGTTACCAGTTGCAGGGCATGTGCACGCCCGACGGGATCGTCACCGATGCCAACCGCCCGGTGCTCGACGCCGTCGGCGCCGGCTTCGACGAACTGATCGGCGTCTACCTGTGGGACACGCCGTGGTTCAGCGGCACGCCCGGCATGCCGGCGCGGATCCGCGCGATGTTCGACCGCGCAGCCACTGGCGAAACCGTCCGCGACGAGATCCAGCTTGACCTGCCCAAGGGACGGCGCAGCCACGATCTGTCGCTGCGTCCGATCCGCGAAGACGGTCGCATCATCGCCGTGGTGCCCGAAGCGATCGACACGACCGACCGGCGCAATGCAGAGGACGCGCTGCGCCAGTCGCAGAAGCTCGAAGCGATCGGCCAGCTCACCGGCGGCGTCGCCCACGACTTCAACAATCTGCTGACCCCGATCGTCACCGCGCTCGATCTCGCCTCGGATCCCGACGCGCGTCCCGAACGCCGCGTGCGCATGCTCGGCGTCGCGCGCCAGTCCGCCGATCGCGCCGCCACGCTGGTGCAGCGTCTGCTGTCGTTCGCGCGCCGGCAGCCGCTGCAGACGTTGGATATCGATGTCGCGACGCTGGTCTCGGGCATGGCCGAACTCGTCGACAGTTCCAGCAGCCCGCGCGTGCGCCTCGTGCTCGACCTCGCCGACGATCTGCTGCCTGCGGTGGCCGATCCGAACCAGCTGGAAATGGCGATCCTCAATCTCAGCGTCAACGCCTGCGATGCGATGCCCGAAGGCGGCACGCTGACGCTCGGCGCGCGCAATGCACGCGTGTCCGATGACGAGCGCATCGCGCCGGGCCGCTACGTCGTGGTGTCGGTCGCCGACACCGGCGTGGGCATGGACGAACAGACGCGCCAGCGCGCGATCGAGCCGTTCTTCTCGACCAAGGGCATCGGCAAAGGCACAGGCCTGGGCCTGTCGATGGCGCACGGCCTGGCCTCGCAGCTCGGTGGCCGCCTGACGATCGACAGTACGCCCGGCAGCGGCACCACCATCCATCTCTGGCTGCCGGTGGGTTCGCACCCCGGCGCCACATCCGAAGAAGAGGACACGACCGTGAGCATCACTGGGGACAACCGCGGCACCGCACTGGTGGTCGACGACGAGGATTCGGTGCGCATGTGCACCTCCGACGCGCTCGAGGACATGGGCTATCGCATCGTCGAGGCCAGTTCGGCCGAGGAAGCGCTGCGCGCGCTCGACGACGGCCTGACGCCCGCGGTGCTGGTCACCGATCACCTGATGCCCGGCATGACCGGCGCCGAGCTCGCACGCACCGTGCGTGCACGGTTGCCTGAAACCGCGATCGTGATCGTCTCCGGCTACACCAGCATGGCCGACTTCGATCCGGGCCTGACGATCCTCAGCAAACCGTTCCGCCAGCACGAACTCGCGGCGAGCGTGGAATCGGCGAACGCCGCGATCCAGAACGCGGCCTGA
- a CDS encoding flavodoxin family protein, which produces MSITAFGLNCTLKSGDAPSSTQKLLDELLEAIAGHGAKTGSARVADYDVKPGVSADEGDGDQWPELRKRIMDAEILVVATPIWMGHPSSIAQRVLERLDAVLGEIDDDGVYPTFGKVAVATVVGNEDGAHHVCAQLYQGLTDVGFTIPGGSPPYWVGEAMGSVDYKDLKQTPDKVAETIATIASNAVHLARVLQAQPYPKPKRGDG; this is translated from the coding sequence ATGTCCATCACCGCGTTCGGCCTGAATTGCACCCTCAAATCCGGCGACGCGCCGTCGTCCACACAGAAGCTTCTCGACGAGTTGCTCGAGGCGATCGCCGGCCATGGCGCCAAGACCGGCAGCGCGCGCGTCGCCGACTACGACGTCAAGCCGGGCGTGAGCGCCGACGAAGGCGATGGCGACCAGTGGCCCGAGCTGCGCAAGCGGATCATGGACGCGGAGATCCTGGTCGTGGCGACCCCGATCTGGATGGGCCACCCCTCGAGCATCGCCCAGCGCGTGCTGGAACGGCTCGACGCGGTGCTCGGCGAGATCGACGACGACGGCGTGTATCCGACCTTCGGCAAGGTCGCGGTCGCCACGGTGGTCGGCAACGAGGACGGTGCCCACCACGTCTGCGCGCAGCTCTACCAGGGCCTCACCGATGTCGGCTTCACGATCCCCGGTGGCAGCCCGCCGTACTGGGTCGGCGAGGCGATGGGTTCGGTCGACTACAAGGATCTGAAGCAGACGCCTGACAAGGTCGCCGAGACCATCGCCACGATCGCCTCGAACGCGGTGCATCTCGCCCGAGTGCTGCAGGCCCAGCCGTATCCGAAGCCGAAGCGCGGCGACGGGTGA
- a CDS encoding DUF72 domain-containing protein — protein MRIGCAGWSIASRDAALFGAGGSMLARYATRFDAVEINSSFYKPHRATTYARWAESVPAGFRFSIKLPKTITHDARLAGCGAALDAFLEAASGLGDKLDCVLVQLPPSLAFDARTAATFFAMLARRWPGRVACEARHASWLMPQPDALLARHHVARVAADPARHGGDAQPGGSARFGYWRWHGRPKIYYSDYDADALDAIATAVRAGPADAWVVFDNTAVGHAIPNAAALQARLG, from the coding sequence ATCCGCATCGGCTGCGCAGGCTGGTCGATCGCGTCGCGCGACGCGGCGCTGTTCGGCGCCGGCGGCAGCATGCTGGCCCGCTATGCCACGCGTTTCGACGCGGTGGAGATCAACTCGTCCTTCTACAAGCCGCATCGCGCCACGACCTACGCCCGCTGGGCCGAGAGCGTGCCCGCCGGCTTCCGCTTCTCGATCAAGCTGCCGAAAACGATCACCCACGACGCGCGGCTGGCCGGTTGCGGCGCCGCGCTCGATGCGTTCCTCGAAGCGGCAAGCGGCCTCGGCGACAAACTGGACTGCGTGCTGGTGCAGCTGCCGCCGAGTCTGGCCTTCGATGCCCGCACCGCGGCCACGTTCTTCGCGATGCTGGCGCGGCGCTGGCCTGGTCGCGTGGCCTGCGAGGCGCGACACGCCAGCTGGCTCATGCCGCAGCCCGATGCCCTGCTCGCGCGCCATCACGTCGCCCGCGTGGCGGCCGATCCCGCCCGCCACGGTGGCGACGCACAGCCGGGCGGCAGCGCGCGATTCGGCTATTGGCGTTGGCACGGCCGGCCGAAGATCTACTACAGCGACTACGACGCCGACGCGCTCGACGCGATCGCAACCGCAGTACGGGCCGGCCCGGCCGATGCCTGGGTGGTGTTCGACAACACCGCCGTCGGACACGCGATTCCGAACGCCGCCGCACTGCAGGCGCGTCTGGGTTGA
- a CDS encoding mechanosensitive ion channel family protein: MSSEWTHLAAIAWPLLVALILGVVVHWSLRALARAAGRRAQERMRARIAYVVAVPAAVGLPLLFLSLALNATPIDPDLLGQLRHWIAIGGMLCLTWLVARTVGAVEERILLEHPVDVEDNLAARRVQTQARVISRVIQAGVVLVGVALALMTFPQVRQVGAGLLASAGIIGLIAGVAAQPVFGNLIAGLQIALAQPIRLDDVVIVEGEWGRIEEITSTYVVVRIWDERRLVVPLQWFISNPFQNWTRTSAQLLGTVFLWLDHRAPIPQIRDELQRICEADPRWDRRVCVTQITETDKHTIEVRLLVSARNSGELFDLRCAVREGMLAFLDAHHPQALPRVRNEVTDGDARRAATHAVAPVAHASTQSPGAETAMGTRAEPDLDTGLPSRPAQ; this comes from the coding sequence ATGTCCTCCGAATGGACCCATCTCGCCGCCATCGCGTGGCCCCTTCTGGTTGCGTTGATCCTCGGCGTCGTCGTGCACTGGAGTCTGCGTGCACTCGCCCGCGCCGCCGGTCGCCGCGCACAGGAACGCATGCGTGCGCGTATCGCTTATGTCGTTGCGGTGCCTGCTGCGGTCGGCCTGCCGCTGCTGTTCCTGTCACTGGCACTCAATGCCACACCGATCGATCCGGACCTGCTCGGCCAGCTGCGGCACTGGATCGCGATCGGCGGCATGTTGTGCCTGACCTGGCTGGTCGCGCGCACGGTCGGCGCGGTCGAGGAACGCATCCTGCTCGAGCATCCGGTCGACGTGGAAGACAACCTCGCCGCGCGTCGCGTGCAGACCCAGGCACGGGTGATCAGTCGCGTGATCCAGGCCGGCGTGGTGCTGGTCGGCGTGGCGCTGGCGCTGATGACCTTCCCGCAGGTGCGACAGGTCGGCGCGGGCCTGCTGGCGTCGGCCGGCATCATCGGCCTGATCGCCGGCGTCGCCGCGCAGCCGGTGTTCGGCAATCTGATCGCCGGTCTACAGATCGCGCTGGCGCAGCCGATCCGGCTCGACGACGTGGTGATCGTCGAGGGCGAATGGGGTCGCATCGAGGAGATCACGTCGACCTATGTCGTCGTGCGCATCTGGGACGAACGTCGCCTCGTCGTGCCGTTGCAGTGGTTCATTTCCAATCCGTTCCAGAACTGGACGCGCACCAGCGCTCAGCTGCTGGGCACGGTGTTCCTGTGGCTCGACCACCGCGCGCCGATTCCCCAGATTCGCGACGAACTGCAACGGATCTGCGAGGCCGATCCGCGTTGGGACCGCCGTGTCTGCGTGACCCAGATCACCGAGACCGACAAACACACCATCGAGGTGCGGCTGCTGGTCAGTGCGCGCAATTCCGGCGAGCTGTTCGACCTGCGCTGCGCCGTGCGCGAAGGCATGCTGGCCTTCCTCGACGCCCATCACCCGCAGGCGCTGCCGCGCGTGCGCAACGAGGTCACCGACGGCGATGCACGCCGCGCCGCCACGCATGCGGTCGCGCCCGTGGCCCATGCCAGCACGCAGTCGCCGGGCGCCGAAACCGCCATGGGGACACGGGCCGAACCGGACCTCGACACCGGCTTGCCATCCCGACCGGCACAGTGA
- a CDS encoding aldo/keto reductase, with the protein MKTRTLGLGGPTVSAIGLGCMGMSAFYGGRGSDADAIAVIKHALDQGITLLDTADMYGPHTNETLVGRAIDGRRDDVFIATKFGIQLDPSDPHSRGINGRPEYVQQACEASLKRLNIETIDLYYQHRVDPEVPIEDTVGAMARLVEQGKVRHLGLSEASADTLRRAAKVHTIAALQSEYSLWSRDPETNGTLTACRELGVGFVPYSPLGRGFLTGTIRNIEDFDEDDYRRHSPRFQGENFDRNLALVESVQAIAQDYGVTPGQLALAWVLSQGDDLVPIPGTKRIGFLDENIAALDVHLTEDDLARIDAIFPPDAASGTRYPAAGMGALNR; encoded by the coding sequence ATGAAGACCCGCACCCTCGGCCTCGGCGGCCCCACCGTCTCCGCAATCGGACTCGGCTGCATGGGCATGAGCGCGTTCTACGGCGGCCGGGGCAGCGATGCCGACGCGATCGCCGTCATCAAGCACGCGCTGGACCAGGGCATCACCCTGCTCGACACCGCCGACATGTACGGCCCGCACACCAATGAAACGCTGGTCGGCCGCGCCATCGACGGCCGCCGCGATGACGTGTTCATCGCGACCAAGTTCGGTATCCAGCTCGATCCGTCCGATCCGCATTCGCGCGGCATCAACGGCCGCCCCGAGTACGTGCAGCAGGCCTGCGAGGCCAGCCTGAAGCGGCTCAACATCGAGACGATCGATCTGTACTACCAGCACCGCGTGGATCCCGAAGTGCCGATCGAGGACACCGTCGGCGCGATGGCGCGGCTGGTCGAACAGGGCAAGGTGCGGCATCTGGGTCTGTCTGAAGCCTCGGCCGACACATTGCGGCGCGCGGCCAAAGTGCACACGATCGCAGCGCTGCAGAGCGAGTACTCGCTGTGGTCGCGCGATCCCGAGACCAACGGCACGCTGACCGCGTGTCGCGAACTCGGTGTCGGCTTCGTGCCGTATTCGCCGCTGGGCCGCGGGTTCCTGACCGGCACGATCCGCAACATCGAGGATTTCGACGAGGACGATTACCGCCGCCATTCGCCCCGCTTCCAGGGCGAGAACTTCGACCGCAATCTCGCGCTGGTCGAATCGGTGCAGGCGATCGCGCAGGACTACGGCGTCACCCCGGGCCAGCTCGCACTCGCGTGGGTGCTGTCGCAGGGCGACGATCTGGTGCCGATTCCGGGCACCAAGCGCATCGGCTTCCTCGACGAGAACATCGCCGCGCTCGACGTCCATCTGACCGAGGACGATCTGGCGCGCATCGATGCGATCTTCCCGCCGGATGCAGCGTCCGGTACGCGCTATCCCGCAGCGGGCATGGGCGCGTTGAACCGCTGA
- a CDS encoding bile acid:sodium symporter family protein, producing the protein MSLRSRIDPFTLLLLATVALASLLPVQGRAAAVMDVVTNVAIAALFFLHGARLSRAAIVAGALHWRLHLTILACTFALFPLIGLLGKPLSGWLLTPELYIGVLFLCALPSTVQSSIAFTSMAGGNVPAAVCSASLSSLLGVALTPLLMALLVGSAEGAMAHPLTAVGKIMLLLLLPFVAGHLLRPVVGGWVERRRAVLRWTDQGTILLVVYTAFSASVIEGLWRETPVWTLVAVAVVCALLLGIAMPLIVWIARRLGFNRADEIAIVFCGSKKSLATGLPMAKVMFASGGLGAIVLPVILYHQIQLIVCAVVARRYAEGTAKAAAR; encoded by the coding sequence ATGTCCCTGCGCTCGCGCATCGATCCTTTCACCCTGTTGCTGCTCGCCACCGTCGCGTTGGCGTCGCTGCTTCCGGTGCAAGGCCGCGCCGCAGCGGTGATGGACGTGGTGACGAACGTCGCGATTGCCGCGTTGTTCTTCCTGCATGGGGCGCGCCTGTCGCGCGCGGCGATCGTCGCCGGCGCGCTGCACTGGCGGCTGCATCTGACGATCCTTGCGTGCACGTTCGCGCTGTTTCCGCTGATCGGCCTGCTGGGCAAGCCGCTGTCGGGCTGGCTGCTGACGCCAGAGCTCTACATCGGCGTGCTGTTCCTGTGCGCGTTGCCGTCGACGGTGCAGTCGTCGATCGCATTCACTTCGATGGCCGGCGGCAATGTGCCGGCCGCGGTCTGCAGCGCATCGCTGTCGAGCCTGCTCGGTGTGGCGCTGACGCCGCTGCTGATGGCGCTGCTGGTCGGCAGCGCGGAAGGCGCGATGGCGCATCCGCTCACAGCGGTGGGCAAGATCATGCTGCTCCTGCTGCTGCCCTTCGTCGCCGGTCATCTGCTGCGGCCCGTCGTCGGCGGCTGGGTCGAACGCCGTCGCGCGGTGCTGCGCTGGACCGACCAGGGCACGATCCTGCTGGTGGTCTATACCGCCTTCAGCGCGTCGGTGATCGAAGGCCTGTGGCGCGAGACGCCGGTGTGGACGCTGGTCGCGGTGGCCGTGGTGTGCGCGCTGCTGCTGGGGATCGCGATGCCGCTGATCGTGTGGATCGCGAGGCGCCTGGGCTTCAACCGCGCCGACGAGATCGCGATCGTGTTCTGCGGCTCGAAGAAGAGCCTTGCCACCGGCCTGCCGATGGCCAAGGTCATGTTCGCCAGCGGCGGACTCGGGGCAATCGTGTTGCCGGTGATCCTCTATCACCAGATCCAGCTGATCGTCTGTGCGGTCGTCGCACGGCGCTACGCCGAAGGTACAGCGAAGGCTGCCGCGCGCTGA
- a CDS encoding DUF6630 family protein — translation MAAHEHEFDPDDNFSFGAPERDDGEDEAHDGDLEAIAWQWLLRINPGDEDAATQQFQAFREALGDDDVQDAVQAALESATDWRASFRVPEDERATLIDVIDTLAERFRVELDWGVEDPTDDVALGSASTHALIDTAYDQLRVAGYTLWTWDTGDDSVAGVMAPRDDDEGMRVIGNALGLDVRPGAG, via the coding sequence ATGGCCGCGCACGAACACGAGTTCGATCCAGACGACAACTTCTCCTTCGGTGCGCCCGAGCGCGACGACGGCGAAGACGAAGCCCATGACGGCGATCTTGAAGCGATCGCGTGGCAGTGGCTGCTGCGCATCAATCCCGGCGACGAGGACGCAGCTACCCAGCAGTTCCAGGCCTTCCGCGAAGCACTGGGCGACGATGACGTGCAGGATGCCGTGCAGGCCGCGCTCGAGTCGGCGACCGACTGGCGCGCGAGCTTCCGCGTACCCGAAGACGAGCGCGCGACCCTGATCGACGTCATCGATACGCTGGCCGAACGCTTCCGCGTCGAACTCGACTGGGGCGTCGAAGATCCGACCGACGACGTCGCACTGGGCAGCGCTTCGACCCACGCCCTGATCGACACCGCCTACGACCAGCTGCGCGTGGCCGGCTACACGCTATGGACCTGGGACACGGGCGACGACAGCGTCGCCGGCGTCATGGCGCCGCGCGACGACGACGAGGGCATGCGCGTCATCGGCAATGCACTCGGACTGGACGTGCGCCCCGGCGCGGGCTGA
- a CDS encoding endonuclease/exonuclease/phosphatase family protein: MLTLTFAAVTALLAIATLMPTIRSGAWWIRGFDFPRLPLLLLSALILVLQLVFHPIDDPWTIAVVIVNAACMLWQAWWIIPYTRMARVEVEDAPADAPVRIRLMASNVLTTNRNADPLIAVVRAQTPDVLIAVETDAWWEERLDVLTDALPHVLRCPLDNLYGMHVYSRLPLHDAEVRYLVEDDIPSIHATLELDGGRRVALHALHPRPPSPTEADSSVDRDAELVIVGRAAHDATLPVIVAGDLNDVAWSRTTRLFRKLSGLLDPRIGRGMYNTFHAKLPGLRWPLDHLFHSKHFTLVGMQRLPDIGSDHFPILVELALSPGENDDDAGLEPDAEDLEDANEAVAQSGATDATPDIQR; this comes from the coding sequence ATGCTGACCCTCACGTTCGCCGCAGTCACCGCACTGCTGGCCATTGCGACTCTGATGCCGACCATCCGCAGCGGCGCGTGGTGGATCCGCGGCTTCGATTTCCCGCGTCTGCCGCTGTTGCTGCTGTCGGCGCTGATCCTGGTGCTGCAGCTCGTGTTCCATCCGATCGACGATCCCTGGACGATCGCGGTCGTCATCGTCAATGCGGCCTGCATGCTGTGGCAGGCCTGGTGGATCATTCCGTACACGCGCATGGCGCGCGTCGAGGTCGAAGACGCGCCGGCCGATGCGCCCGTGCGCATCCGGCTGATGGCCAGCAACGTGCTGACCACCAACCGCAATGCCGATCCGCTGATCGCGGTGGTGCGCGCGCAGACGCCCGACGTACTGATCGCGGTCGAGACCGATGCCTGGTGGGAAGAACGGCTCGATGTACTGACCGACGCGCTGCCGCACGTGCTGCGCTGCCCACTCGACAATCTCTACGGCATGCACGTCTATTCGCGCCTGCCGCTGCACGATGCGGAAGTCCGCTATCTCGTCGAAGACGACATCCCGTCGATCCACGCGACGCTGGAACTCGACGGCGGCCGTCGCGTCGCCCTGCACGCATTGCATCCACGCCCGCCGAGCCCGACCGAAGCCGACAGCTCGGTCGATCGCGATGCGGAACTGGTCATCGTCGGCCGCGCCGCGCACGACGCCACGCTGCCGGTGATCGTCGCCGGTGATCTGAACGACGTGGCGTGGTCACGCACCACGCGCCTGTTCCGCAAGCTCAGCGGCCTGCTCGATCCGCGCATCGGCCGCGGCATGTACAACACTTTCCACGCGAAACTGCCGGGCCTGCGCTGGCCGCTGGACCATCTGTTCCACAGCAAGCACTTCACGTTGGTCGGCATGCAGCGGTTGCCGGATATCGGCTCGGACCATTTCCCAATCCTGGTCGAACTCGCGCTGTCGCCGGGCGAGAACGATGACGACGCCGGTCTCGAACCCGATGCCGAAGATCTCGAGGATGCGAACGAAGCGGTCGCGCAATCGGGTGCCACAGACGCGACACCGGATATCCAGCGCTGA